In Silene latifolia isolate original U9 population chromosome X, ASM4854445v1, whole genome shotgun sequence, the following proteins share a genomic window:
- the LOC141616989 gene encoding uncharacterized protein LOC141616989: MPVQDKLPTNFVLTDIPKFKGTEDPLQHIRSYKEYLALRGVPAEMLPHIFAQSLGEHPKAWFYSLELKNFPTFEDIAVEFCKHFAIMPRFGLIVRTLEVMTRRIRRDFFNSSTIWPGRESVKLAKRPEETEMVDKFIKNLRPVYRDAIKYQHFGSFKDLIRVGRKIEDDVRSAEVEKPKGYQGASFSKAKASSSANHIQAIGLLGGAPKGSQRHGPRAFTDIGCTYAYALQRLSAQGKLNPIGPTPDPLRIDRVNGISPTPTVLIIKEKVMIPKIVTVLNMKFKT, translated from the coding sequence ATGCCGGTCCAGGACAAGCTACCAACCAATTTTGTCctaactgatatcccaaagttcaaaggGACGGAAGATCCATTGCAACATATCCGTTCCTACAAGGAGTACCTTGCGTTGAGAGGGGTACCTGCTGAGATGTTGCCCCACATTTTTGCTCAATCCCTaggagaacacccgaaggcgtggttctacagccTTGAGCTTAAGAATTTCCCCACTTTTGAAGATAtagcggtggagttctgcaaacaCTTTGCGATAATGCCGAGATTCGGACTCATCGTGCGCACACTCGAGGTGATGACACGAAGGATAAGGAGGGATTTCTTCAATTCCTCAACTATTTGGCCGGGGCGCGAAAGCGTGAAGTTGGCGAAAAGGCCAGAGGAgactgaaatggtagataagttcatcAAAAATCTTCGACCTGTCTACCGTGACGCTATCAAATATCAACATTTTGGCTCGTTCAAGGACCTTATTCGAGTCGGAAGAAAAATTGAGGATGACGTTCGTTCTGCTGAGGTTGAAAAGCCAAAAGGGTATCAGGGTGCCTCCTTTTCCAAAGCTAAGGCATCCAGTTCTGCCAATCATATCCAAGCCATCGGTCTTTTGGGAGGAGCTCCCAAGGGATCGCAACGCCATGGGCCAAGAGCGTTCACTGACATCGGGTGTACCTACGCATACGCCCTCCAAAGGCTCTCGGCCCAAGGGAAACTGaacccaattggtccaactccggacccgctGCGGATCGACAGGGTAAATGGTATAAGCCCAACGCCTACTGTgcttatcatcaaggaaaaggtcatgataccgaaaattgttaCCGTCTTAAAcatgaaattcaagacatga